The Nicotiana tomentosiformis chromosome 2, ASM39032v3, whole genome shotgun sequence genome includes the window AATTTGGATTAAATATATAACATTAGCATTGGCCATCATGTTGGTGTAATAAGCAAAATAAACAATTATTAACAAGTCAATAGACACTATATGTGGCCAGAAAATTTGCGCCTGTTTAGTACTAATTTGACTGTCAATTAACATACATCCATGATATTGTAGCGAGATTCCTCAGCTATAATAGCCAAGGAAGATAAATCAACTGTGtcaaataaaaattacttttttaaAATCTGATAGATTAATAAAAAAATCGTTGAGAATTATGTCCGAAATGCAACACCATCTCTCTCTTTAGTCGTCTTCATGCAATCATAGTTGGACCAACTTAACATAaattggaaaaaataaaaaaaaaataattcgtAAACTATTGAGACATAAATTtaacaaagaaggaaaaatggAAAGGATTCTTGGATGATCTAGATGATGATATCAAATTATTTGGAAGCAATTAATTAATTGTaagataaaattttaaaaagggtTGTTGCCCTAATATAAGAAGGGTATATTGTATAGAAACGTAAGTACTCCTCCCACGTGCCCCACCAACTTTGGCTCGAGCTTGTATTATGGTTGCTTAATCTTGGCTTGCGTTGTCCATACATGCACACGCTATTTCATACTGAGTTTTAACTCTTTATTCAGTGATAATCAAAGTTTTGTTTAACTTTATTAGGTAATTTAATAGTTATACAATCCTTCTTCGCAACTACTTACTCTCCGTCATCAAATTGGCTTTTAGACACACACAAACTGTCGGGTTCGAGCCCTGGTATAGAAAAATCCTTGACAGGGAACGTTTTTCGAATGGGGCCCTACCCAGCGTGAATTCGGATATAGTCGGGCTCCAATACAGGTACCGGACACCaagtgagaaataaaaaaaaaatctcacACAAACTGTTGAGGGACTAAATTCTGTAGGAGGAAGAGTTGCCATATTCTTTTCACATATGATTTCAACTCACATAATTTTAAAGTAggatgagtttttttttttttttgataggaCGCATTAGCGCGAGTAGTAGTGCAACACATCGGCAATGCGTGCAGGGACATATTTACGGTCTAAAATATGAGGCATGTGAACTCATGGTCTCTCCGCCAAACcagatattttatgtatatatttccTAGAATTGATGTAATATTATCTTTCGGTTCTCTTGGAGCGGTTCCTAAAATGGTGCACGTAATTGAATGTTGAGTTATTTGTCTATACGAACAAGGATCAattcttatttaatattttttttctctttttttattaGTACACCCATGTTCTAATATTTCTGAATTCGCCTTTGGATGCGTAGCAAGTTGCCTTGATGTATCTTCACCTTAAAAAATTTGAATTATCAAATATTAAACGGATAAGAACTAACtaaacttttttttaattttattattataaatACTACACTTGAGTCTAGCCAATAAGGTCGAGAAAGGTATGGATGAGATCTACACATTGGCTTTCGATAAACATCCACCAGTGTTATAGGGCTGGCCCATGGTAAAAcatttttagaagttttttttcttttatttagttTTTGTTGATTACTACATTTTAATTTACATGACATCCTTTTTGCTTTTAGATGTCCCGAAATTAACGGCAACGTTTTATTTGAGATGTCCgaaaatatttgacatttttaaactaaTATGTTTTTCTATCCCATTTTTTAAGTTTCTGTAACCGGAGTATATTTACATTATTAACTAATTAATAAGCTTTGAAGCTGTGTATTCCCTAATTTCTTATTAGCTTTATAATAACTAGTACATATATCCATTCTTTCTTTCACAACTAGTCAACTACTTACATGAGATCCAGGTTCAGATCATATCTCAAATCTGTGTGTTTGATAAAAAGAAAAGTGACATAAAGTTAAATTATTCCTTTAACGTTTTTGTTGATTACATAAGAAAAGTTACACCAAACGCACCAAATTAAACTGCACCAAGCATAGTGCATAACTTAACTAATTGTTTTTCAGCCCTGATTAAACTAATATTAAGTACGTTGTTTTTTTAATCTAATTAATGTCAAActgtaattttttatttgaaaacAGAAACCAAGATATTAAAATAAACAAAAAGCATATGAACGGTTACAGCAGTTTGTATAAATACGGAAGATAGTCGCTCCCCAATTTCTTAGGAAAGTAATATTATTTCTCCTTAAGAAACCTTCTAAAAATGTTAGTTTTTTCCTCTTGTATTTTTCCAAACATGAATACTGAATGGCCCTTTGAAGAACCACAAAACTATGATCAGCAGAATAATATTCTACAAAATGAGATTACTAACGACTCGTTTGAAGGTTTACATATTGATAATATTCAATATTCATATTCTAAAGAAAAAAGCTTTGATAATCAGTCATTAATGGCGAAGAAGCTAAGCCATAACGCAAGTGAGCGTAATCGACGGAAGAAGATGAATTTCCTTTATTCCACTCTTCGTTCTCTGCTTCCTGCTGCTAATCATCAAAAGGTAAAATCCATATATTTGTAATACAAAAGTCCCTCTTCGATACATAAAAATTGTGTATTTATCTCTTAAGAACGTTGTACGtaatttcaagaaaataatttagtttaCATACTAAATGCTTGTGATGATAGGAAAAACACCTTCTCTATTtatgtgtttctttatatttgagatttaaattatatACACGGATAGTCTAGTCTGGTTTAGCATATTATAGCATGTTAATTGCTATTTTTATTAGATTACTAATTAATAGTTGAAGAGATTTACTTGTGATGAACTTATAAATGACATGATTGTGTGAAACAAAATTTACAAAGCCTAACTTTTTTTGGTCAGACCTGACTCAAAGGACAAGCTTAATTTAATTAGAGAGCTAGATACCTAATTAGGAGATTGCAAAGAAGATAACAATGATTCACATGACATAAACTTTGGTTTTGTAATTCATAAATCTATTTTAATTAAGTTGTTTAACCTATATATGTCTCTTTAATTACAGAAAAAGCTAAGCTTTCCAGCAACAGTATCTTATGTGCAAGAATACATACCAGAGCTGAAGAAGGAAATTGAGAGATTAAGTCAAACAAAGGATTTGCTTTTATCAACCATATTATCAAAGAAAGCAGATTCATTAGTCCAgcctaataattataataataagaGAAATACAACTTCTTCTGCATCTTCAACATCTATTTTTGCAAGTCCACTCTGTAATGGGCAGGTTTTGGTACACATCTCTACAACTCAGACAAATGGTTTTCCAATTTCAGAAGCATTTCAAACTTTAGAGGAAGATGGGATTCTTTTGCTAAATGCAACGTCCTTTAAATCTTTTGGAGACAAGATTTTTCACAGCTTGCACTTTCAGGTACTTggccttttctttatatttgaaaTAAGTTACCCAAAACCAAATTGGAGTTGGGGTTAATTTCACTAGGGTCATCACTGAATCCATTATATATAAAAGTAAAGTCACAAATCTATTttttgataacattaaaataagGGAAATTAGTCTCTCAAATATTGACAAAGTTTGATATTGGTCATTATGATTTCTGGTTAAGCACATATAACCTTCAACTAATTAAAATGTGCACTTTTGATCCCTCTGGCAGTGAACATAGTGCTAAGCCATTCAATTATCAATGTGTTGTTAAGTTTGTACTATTACTTCATATTTGAAGGTAATATACTTGTAAAAATAGTCTAAATATCACATATTGACTATACAAAGGGACCAAAAACACACATATTATTTTAATTAAAGATTAAATGTTCTTAGCCAAATATTACAAGGATCAAATCCAGAATTTATCAATAATTGAGGGATCAACAATTCAACAGTACAATTATCCCCTAAAATAATATAGGCGGTAAGCATTTTTAGTTACTAAACAATATAATTTTGTTGTAGTAGCTAACGTAGGCAACCAAAGTAAAGATGTCTATATATGCACTTAAAATGGATGGTTGTTTTTGAAGAGAAACAACTTAATTTCTTAAAAGCTTTAATTTACGTGACTAAAAAAGAAACTATTGACatttttctaatttatttttatttaatattcCAGATGCAAGGGACAGTTGGAATGGAGATTCAGAATCTGGAGACAAAGCTTTTAGTAATGTATGAAGAAAATCAAAATCGT containing:
- the LOC104095883 gene encoding transcription factor ORG2-like, producing MLVFSSCIFPNMNTEWPFEEPQNYDQQNNILQNEITNDSFEGLHIDNIQYSYSKEKSFDNQSLMAKKLSHNASERNRRKKMNFLYSTLRSLLPAANHQKKKLSFPATVSYVQEYIPELKKEIERLSQTKDLLLSTILSKKADSLVQPNNYNNKRNTTSSASSTSIFASPLCNGQVLVHISTTQTNGFPISEAFQTLEEDGILLLNATSFKSFGDKIFHSLHFQMQGTVGMEIQNLETKLLVMYEENQNRSLA